One Candidatus Methylacidiphilales bacterium genomic window carries:
- a CDS encoding DUF721 domain-containing protein translates to MNDFAPIIQNYTQSDIAVEKVLRAKRDELKTYRLLGLSRIRKQVARQPSSSRGRLIGGELPDRPALIVNNSEYCLAWQQALEAVRAKYKQTPLATAFDTTSLHAEIEEVAYQLLLRRYMAQSSLRQVCERYGVDAQSANRVLDEIYENFEETRSETPCAATYPAYRAAIVDELLTRIRNRNDRSSANISKAWREIIGEELYRHSTIQLYADKDAVLIIRASNSVVAHHIRQIKHHWLPKLEEKLGLKLKRWIIRS, encoded by the coding sequence TTGAACGACTTCGCGCCGATCATCCAAAACTATACGCAAAGTGATATTGCGGTGGAAAAGGTTCTTCGTGCAAAAAGGGATGAATTAAAAACCTATCGGCTTTTAGGTTTGTCTCGAATTAGGAAACAAGTGGCTCGGCAGCCTTCCTCATCGCGGGGAAGGTTGATCGGGGGCGAGTTACCTGACCGTCCTGCTCTGATCGTGAATAATTCAGAATACTGCTTAGCTTGGCAGCAGGCTCTAGAGGCTGTTCGGGCCAAGTATAAACAGACTCCTTTGGCGACAGCTTTCGATACAACTTCTCTTCATGCTGAGATCGAGGAGGTCGCCTATCAGTTGCTACTGAGAAGATACATGGCTCAGTCTAGTCTTAGGCAAGTATGTGAAAGATATGGCGTGGATGCGCAATCAGCGAATCGTGTGTTGGATGAGATCTATGAAAATTTTGAAGAAACACGAAGTGAAACTCCCTGTGCTGCCACATACCCTGCGTATCGAGCGGCTATAGTTGATGAATTGTTGACTCGCATCCGAAACCGCAACGATCGAAGCTCTGCAAATATATCAAAAGCTTGGAGAGAAATCATAGGGGAGGAACTTTACCGCCATTCCACGATACAGTTGTATGCTGATAAAGATGCGGTGTTAATTATCCGTGCTTCAAATTCTGTCGTTGCGCATCACATCAGGCAGATAAAACATCATTGGCTACCCAAGCTAGAGGAAAAGCTCGGCTTGAAGCTAAAGAGATGGATTATCCGAAGCTGA
- a CDS encoding tetratricopeptide repeat protein, which produces MSSKVSHHVGRLACILATLFASLLLHGQDKIVRKGGQVLEGKIIKGDAQTVTYTSGGMTAPVLLKEVEKIEMVPPIDLSAVELRADNVSEVIQRLNDVIKDFKGLPVDWVAEAMALLADAYQASNQNDKANAIYEEMRQLYPNQPQFLLKANLSAAKSEVRQGKTTEALKLISPLIEEASTTLNISDQKASLYAEAHLIQGMIFEREQKLHEALQAYVKVYTLYPQGAQAAAEARAAVERLRADHPKLYAK; this is translated from the coding sequence ATGAGTAGTAAAGTTAGCCATCATGTTGGTCGACTGGCTTGTATTTTGGCGACGTTGTTTGCCAGCTTACTGTTGCATGGGCAAGACAAAATCGTGCGAAAGGGTGGGCAGGTGTTGGAAGGCAAGATTATCAAGGGGGACGCTCAGACTGTGACGTATACCTCAGGGGGTATGACGGCGCCGGTGTTATTGAAGGAAGTTGAAAAAATAGAGATGGTGCCGCCGATAGATTTGAGTGCCGTTGAGCTTCGCGCTGATAATGTGAGCGAAGTGATCCAGCGACTCAACGATGTGATTAAGGATTTTAAGGGTTTACCTGTGGATTGGGTAGCAGAAGCAATGGCCCTGCTTGCGGATGCTTATCAGGCGAGTAACCAAAACGACAAGGCTAATGCCATCTACGAAGAGATGCGTCAGCTTTATCCAAATCAACCGCAGTTTCTCCTGAAAGCTAACCTAAGCGCTGCGAAGAGTGAAGTGCGACAAGGCAAAACTACTGAAGCCCTTAAGCTTATCTCGCCATTGATTGAGGAGGCTTCGACGACTCTCAATATCTCTGATCAAAAGGCCTCTCTTTATGCTGAAGCGCACTTAATTCAGGGAATGATTTTTGAGCGAGAACAGAAACTCCACGAGGCGCTACAGGCTTACGTGAAGGTCTATACTCTTTATCCTCAAGGCGCACAAGCAGCAGCTGAAGCTCGAGCTGCTGTTGAACGACTTCGCGCCGATCATCCAAAACTATACGCAAAGTGA